From the genome of Brassica oleracea var. oleracea cultivar TO1000 chromosome C4, BOL, whole genome shotgun sequence:
CCGAAAATAACCTTCCAATCGCGTGTACGTGGAAAGCAGACGGAAGAAAAAACCCATGTGCTTAATTGTGATGTACCATAACTAAACATAGAATAGTCTGTCACTTCTATAACCTAACTACTAACTTAATAAATTTAAACCATCTGCATTTTCTGACCATAGTGTTGGTGTGCCTCATGTTAGTTTATGCTATACAATATATATTATATGTAATACAATATGGGCAGATGAGGAACAAAAATACAATAAGACGAGTATGGTTCATGCAATGGAGGATGGCCGCACAATCAAACAAACATATGGTAGCTAACTTCGAGCTGTAGAAACTTGAGTATGTGTTGGGAGAAAGTTAATCGGATCCAAATGGAACCCCACATATATCTGATGCAAATAAGGGTAATGACAATTGGTGAATCAAATGTATACGAGCAGTGTAAACAACTAACTATATTAACATGCATGGCTACAAAAATGAGATAAAATTGTGAATTTACGTGGTCCAAACAATATCAGACTGTAATGTTGTGGGAAAACATTTTTTCTGTTTTATACCAACTCAAGGTCGGAAAACTATACTATATGGCATATAATGTGGTCATATAGCTAACAAATAGAGGATATATTTTTGTAGAGGTTGTGAGCAAAATGAAAAAATAAGAGGCAAGAGTTACATGGGAACGTGGCATCACCGACGGAGGGACCATATATATACGCATGTCCTTGTATGAAAAAAGGCTGGCATGCGACTATACTATATTCAATATAGTATGGCAACACTAGATTTGGGTGTATTTGTCCAAACAAGCTGACAGATACTGTACTACATTAGTTATGTAATAGTCTCAGTATTTACATTATGTCGTACGTATAAAAGCATCAAGCTTTCGTAATGGCGAAAGATAAATAAATATGTTTCGTTAAATTAAAATGAAGATACAACCCAAAATAATACAAGAAATTCGAAGGACATAAAAGTCCAAAGTGCGCGCTTTAAAAAAAATTAAGAAAATGCGATAACTTGGTAAGAAAGTTAGGACATATGTAAGAAAGTTAACGGAAGAGGAATTTGAAACTGCAGTTAGGACATATGTAAGAAAGTTAACTGAGAAGAAAGCATCAAATGGATTATTACGGGAGTTGGTGTGGGCTAAATGTGGAGAAGGCTTCAATTACATATGTCCTAACTGCAGTTTCAAATTCCTCTTCCGTTAGGGTCACACACTGATTCATACACTATGTGCCATTGAGTTCAATGAGAAAAAGCGTTGCAACACACGATAAACCTGCGAAATAGAATCATTGTAAGTTAAACATACAAACCAAATTGGTTACAATTTCAACTATTCTATATGGCATATAATATGTTCATGTTCAATTATATATATTTTTATACTAAACATGGGTACTATACTATCAAAGTCGCTCATATAGTAGTCATATTACAACATACATAACTTACTCTCACAAATACGAACCCAAAAAATCATGTGGGAAAACTAACGAAGACAACACGGAAACATCCATGGAGAAACCCATGGTGAAGGAGACAAATACGAAAAATCCTAACTAAGCTTGTAAAATTAAAATTGTCTTGCAAATTACCTTTATTGGTCGGCCATCGATATACACATAAACCTGGATCTGCAAATAAGAAACAGTGTTAATGATGTTAATACACAGCGAGATGGGTTCAGAACAGAGGATAAGACTGATTATGCTCATTAATCAAACCGGACTTACTTTGGTTTGCTTAGACACTGACGGCGGTGGTGGAAGCAAAAACCAGTGGAGATGATGGCAAAAATGTTGGAAGCGCTGATGGCGTAGAAGAATTGTGGGAACCGAAATTCCCACTGTCGATTTCCGTTTAAATTAGGAAAGTAGGAGAACCCTAGTTTCCCAGAGGTCCCGGATATCTGCTAATACCACACGCTAAGCAATCAGAACACGAGATAACAACGATAAATTATATGAAATCGTAAAAAGAGAGTAAAGAGAAGTCTTATTCCGAATTTGCGTATGAGCGTTTACAACAAGGTATAAACCTGGGCTCGAGAGCTGTCGGCGAGATTCCTAGTTCTAACAACCTTCCCTTGCGAACCAAGCGTAAACCGCCATGCGGCTTACAGGCTGTCGGTTAAGAAATCGTAAGTTGGGCCTTGAGTCATGTCTTAGGTCCCTTTGGGCCGTCTTCTGACTCGAAGCGTTTATTACGGCTTCTTTCGATAAAGAACGAACTTTCCGCGGTTTTTGCCGTAAAGTTTGATTGATGACTTAGAATGGCGGGAAACAAGAAATGGGTTCGCTACGGTCTTCGGGAGATAGCATCGAAGGGTAGACGAGAATGCATGGACTAATGTTGAATCGACGTTTCAGAAGAGCTCGATCGCTACGTAGCGATCAAGCTTGGCTCGAGCTCGGTCACTACGTAGCGACCGAGCGGGACGAACACTCGGTCGCTACAAAGCGACCGAGCTTGGCTTCTCGGTTGCTACGTAGCGACCGAGCGGAACGAACGCTCGGTCGCTACGTAGCGACCGAGCNNNNNNNNNNNNNNNNNNNNNNNNNNNNNNNNNNNNNNNNNNNNNNNNNNNNNNNNNNNNNNNNNNNNNNNNNNNNNNNNNNNNNNNNNNNNNNNNNNNNNNNNNNNNNNNNNNNNNNNNNNNNNNNNNNNNNNNNNNNNNNNNNNNNNNNNNNNNNNNNNNNNNNNNNNNNNNNNNNNNNNNNNNNNNNNNNNNNNNNGGGGATTTGGACGTTAACTTCGTCGTAATCGTTTTCGACCCCAACAGTTAGCCGCCCAGCTCGTTAGGATCACGGATTTCTAGTGAGATTCCAATGTGCGGTATGGCGAGTTCGGACGAGATTGGTGTATTTGGGCGAAGTTCGTGTCCGAAAATCTGCAAGTAAATAGTAATTTCTCATGCCTATAAGAAGGGAGGTAACTTCTTCACAACCTTTACACTTACTCATTCTCATAGAGAGGTTTCTTGAAAAATTCCTTCTTTTTTTTTTGTTTCTCTCTATCATTTCCTTCTTGATTAAAAAAGAAAACACGAGATGTCGAGTAAGAAGAGGAGTTCGAAGAAAGGGTCCTTGCCCGCNNNNNNNNNNNNNNNNNNNNNNNNNNNNNNNNNNNNNNNNNNNNNNNNNNNNNNNNNNNNNNNNNNNNNNNNNNNNNNNNNNNNNNNNNNNNNNNNNNNNNNNNNNNNNNNNNNNNNNNNNNNNNNNNNNNNNNNNNNNNNNNNNNNNNNNNNNNNNNNNNNNNNNNNNNNNNNNNNNNNNNNNNNNNNNNNNNNNNNNNNNNNNNNNNNNNNNNNNNNNNNNNNNNNNNNNNNNNNNNNNNNNNNNNNNNNNNNNNNNNNNNNNNNNNNNNNNNNNNNNNNNNNNNNNNNNNNNNNNNNNNNNNNNNNNNNNNNNNNNNNNNNNNNNNNNNNNNNNNNNNNNNNNNNNNNNNNNNNNNNNNNNNNNNNNNNNNNNNNNNNNNNNNNNNNNNNNNNNNNNNNNNNNNNNNNNNNNNNNNNNNNNNNNNNNNNNNNNNNNNNNNNNNNNNNNNNNNNNNNNNNNNNNNNNNNNNNNNNNNNNNNNNNNNNNNNNNNNNNNNNNNNNNNNNNNNNNNNNNNNNNNNNNNNNNNNNNNNNNNNNNNNNNNNNNNNNNNNNNNNNNNNNNNNNNNNNNNNNNNNNNNNNNNNNNNNNNNNNNNNNNNNNNNNNNNNNNNNNNNNNNNNNNNNNNNNNNNNNNNNNNNNNNNNNNNNNNNNNNNNNNNNNNNNNNNNNNNNNNNNNNNNNNNNNNNNNNNNNNNNNNNNNNNNNNNNNNNNNNNNNNNNNNNNNNNNNNNNNNNNNNNNNNNNNNNNNNNNNNNNNNNNNNNNNNNNNNNNNNNNNNNNNNNNTTCCTTTACGCCGAAGAGAGTTCGAAAGGTGTTGAGGTTTGTGCATCCTAGTCCTGCTTTGGGCGGGGAAACATGGAGTGATTCCGAGCCCGATGACCAAGGTCCCGACGCTGCTCCCGCGGTCGCGACGGGGCTGAATTCTTCGAAGGGGAAAGATATTGACCTCGGGGACCTGGAGTTTTCTGTGGACGATTGCATGCTTCCAGGATGGGATCCAGACCTTGCTTTCGGCGATGGAAGCGGTACGAGCGAGGTCCCTATTCCGGACTTTGATGATTTCTTCGCTGGTTTTCCCTCGGGCTTCGATGCTCCTCCGGCTACGAACGAGTCAGGGAGGCCGAAAGTCATCGCGGAAGGATCTCGTATCATCAACGGGGTATAGGCTTTAATAATTTTGACGATCGTAGAGACCACGACCGAGTTTGCTGGTGACGATGAGGAAGTAAACTATCTCGCGGATGCATTCGGAGCTTCCTTGTCCGGGAATTTTAACTTTGATCTGTGAGTGTTTGACGGGAAGAAGTTTTTCCCTTATCTAGTCATTTTAGATTAAATCTTAGTCATCTGAAATAAAAATCTTATGCCCATCATTCCTCCTTTATCCATTTAATTGAAAGTTGCTAGTTAGTTGTGTTAGAACCATGTTAGCTTGATTGAATCACCTTATCATATTGATTGCATTTAGCTTAAGTGTGAACCTGAATTCTTTTTGCATCAAAACTCTTCGAAATGGATTAACATCTTAAATACTACATGATTTGAATCAGGACCCTTGAAAAGTCCATTTAAAATTTGGCGCCGTTGCCAATTCTAAGTTGATTTTGGCATTGAGATTTGGTCCTTACTTGAGACTAAGTCTTATTTTTCTTATATCTTCTCTCTCCTAGCCCTTTTGTATCTTAGGTGCATGAACTTGCTGAGTAGAGGCCCAACAGACATAGTTCCAAGAGTTGAAGACATTAGAGCACTTGAAAGGGAGATTGCAAGGAGAAGAAGAGAAGAAGAGCAACAGGCTCACTTCGACAGATTGGGGTTTGTGATGGATCAACATCAAAATCAGCCTCAAGATGGAGAGGCTAATGGACAAGGAGGTGCCAACCCTAGGCCACAACACTCACAACGCCAAGCTAGAGCTATTGGCCCCCATGATGAGCCCAATATCCATGGGCACAGAGCTGGCATTAGAGCACCAGCTGTGGAAAACAACAACTTTGAGATCAAGTCAAGCTTGATAAACATGATCCAGAGCAACAAGTAACATGGTCTTGCCTTGGAGGATCCACTAGACCACTTAGATAACTTTGATAAGCTGTGTGAAACAACAAAGAACATTGGTGTCTCTGAAGATGCATTTAAGCTAAGGTTGTTTTCATTCTCTTTGGGAGACAAAGCTCACACATTGGAGAAGAGCCTTTCACCAGATTCAATCACCACATGGGATGAGTGCAAGAAAGCTTTCCTCACCAAGTTCTTCTCTACTTCAAGAACTACTAAGCTAAAGAATGAAATCTCTGGATTTCATCAAAGGAATCTTGAAGGCTTTAGAGAAGCATGGGAAAGGTTCAACAGCTACATCTCTCAATGTCCTCATCAGCTTAGTACTTTCTACAGAGGTGCTTTGCCCAAGTTTAGAAGCCAGCTTGATACTGCTAGTAATGGTTTCTTCTTGGGGAGAATTGAAGCAGATGCTTTGGACCTTGTAGAGAATATGGATAAGAGTGATTCAGTCTACAGTGATGAGCATGCTAGAAGCATCAGAGGCAGTAGAGGTGATGATACAAACACCAAGAGAGAGTTAAAGGCTCTACAAGACAAGATGGATATGCTTCTCTTGGATAGAGTTAAACAAGAGAAGGTGAACTTTGTTGGTGAGTAGAAACAAAAAGGGATTACTGTGCTAAATGAAGTTGATGGTCTAGAAGGTCAAGAAGAGTTGTGCTTTGTGAATGCTAATGGGACATGGTACAAGAAGGAGTCTAACTTTCAGTACAACAACTACCAACAAAAGCCCTTCTACAACAACAACCAACAAGGTGGTTACCAAGCTAGACAAAACTACTATATCAAGGCTTCCCCTCCCAAGGAAATCAGTCTACACAAGGGCAAGCCGGATCTTCTACCTCTGCTACACAAGAGAGTAGCACTGATGCAATGCTGAAACAGATCTTGGAGTCTCAAACTAGAAATGAGAAGCACATTGGATATGAGCTGAAGAATCTTCACACCAAAGTTGATGGAAGCTACAATGATCTCAACAACAAGTTCTCAAACCTTGCTTCCAACTTCAAGGCTTTGGAGAACCAATTTGCCTCTATGAGTAGTAACTCCAAACGCCCTATGGGGTCACTTCCCGGAACATCTGAGCAAAATCCCATGGAGACAATGAAATCCATCACCTTTAGGAGTAGTAAACAGCTGCCTCCTAGAGTTCTCATTAGGGATAATGAGAAGCAAGATGGGGGAGGTGATCATCAATGTGGATGATGATGTGGTTATTATGAATGAGAAGACCAATGAAGAGATCTTGGAGAAGATAGTTGAAGCCAAAGAGAAAGGAAAGGTTGGAGAAGAGAAGAAGGTTGTGAACAAGAATGAAGCTGCTACTTCATCAAAAAGAGCTCCATTCATTCCTCCTCCATATGAAGCAAAACTTCTCTTCCCGAGTAGATTCAAGAGACAGCTTTTGGAGCAATACAAGGACTTGTTTGAGAAGCAAATGAGTGAGGTTCAGATCACTATGCCCATTATTGATGCCTTCATGCTAGTGCCTCAATACAGAAAGTTCCTAAAAGATGATGTAACTAAGAAGAAGAAGGAGATGGAAGGGATGATAGTTCTCACCCATGAATGCAGTTCCATTATACAGCGGCTAACCATCCCCAAGAAGCTGAAGATCCAGGAAGCTTCACTCTACCTTGTGCCATTGGAAAATTGGCTTTTGAGAAGTGTCTTTGTGATTTGGGAGCAAGTGTGAGCCTCATGCCTCTCTCCATTGCTTAAAGGCTTGGGTTTACACAATACAAGAAGTGTAGACTTTCTCTAGTGCTAGCTGATCGCTCAGTGAAGATTCTCATTTGTATCCTAGAAGATCTCCCTGTTATGGTTGGAAACTGTAAGATTCCTACAGATTTTGTGGTGTTAGAGATGGATGAAGAACCAACAGATCCTTTGATATTAGGGAGACCTTTCTTGGCTACAGTAGGGGCTGTTGTGAATGTTAAGGAAGGGAAGATTGATCTTCATCTTGGCAAAGAGAATATCTTACATTTTGACATCAAGGAGGTGATGAAGAAGCCCACTATCCAAAGCCAAGCATTCTACATTGAGGAGATGGAAGCTCTTGTTGAAGAGTATTTGGAGGAATTAGCTATTGAGGACTCTCTTCAACATGCCCTAACAGTTGATAGAGAGACTCAATTGATAGAATATGAGAAGAGTGCAAAATATGTGAGGATGCTAGACCACCACAAGGAGAAAAGTGGAGAAAACAACTTCATAGAGCTTCCACAAGAAGTTCATCATACTGAGAACCTCCAAGAAGATGATTGGAGTGAGCTCAAGGCACCAAAAGTGGAGCTTAAACCTCGCTTCCCCTTGGTGTAAGGTATGCCTTTCTTGGACCTAATGAGACATATCCTGTCAGTGTGAGTAGTGAACTGAATGAAACTGAATTGTCTAAACTTTTGAATGAACTTAAAAAGTATAGAAAGGCAATAGGCTACTCACTAGAAGATATTAAAGGGATATCACCTTCTTTATGCATGCATAGGATACATCTAGAGGATGAATCTATGACTTCTATAGAACATCAAAGAAGGTTGAACCCTATTTGAAAGATGTTGTTAATAAAGAGATTCTAAAACTCCTAGATGCAGGTGTAATCTATCCTATTTCAGATAGCAAATGGGTGTCTCATGTGCATGTTGTCCCAAAGAAGGGTGGAATAATTGTGGTTAAAAATGATAAGGATGAACTAATACCAACAACAACAATAACATGACATAGGATGTGCATAGATTATAGAAAACTTAACTCAACATCTAGAAATGATCATTTTCCATTGTCATCCATTGATCAAATGCTAGAGAGACTTGCAAATCATCCCTATTATTGTTTTCTTGATGGGTATTCAGGGTTTTTCCAAATCCCCATACATCCAAATGATCAAGAGAAAACGACTTTCACATGCCCTTATGTTACCTTTGCTTATCGAAGGATGCCATTTGGGCTATGTAATGCTCCAGCCACTTTCCAAAGATGCATGATGTCTATTTTCTCTGATCTTATAGAGGATGTTGTGGAGGTGTTTATGGATGACTACTCTGTCTACGGATCTTTGTTTTCTGCTTTTTTGTCTAATCTTTGCAGAGTCCTAAAGAGATGTGAAGACACCAACCTTGTGCTGAACTGGGAGAAGTTCCACTTCATGGTTAAGGAAGGGATTGTGCTTGGACACAAGATTTCAGAGAAGAGGATTGAGGTGGACAAGGCCAAGATTGAGGTGATGGTTGGGTTAGCTCCACCAAAGACAGTGAAAGACATTAGAAGGTACCTTGGTCATGCTGGATTCTATAGAAGATTCATCAAAGACTTCTCCATGATAGCTAGACTAATGACTAAGCTTCTACGTAAGGAAGCTACATTCAACTTTGATTGGGAATGTCTAGAAACATTCAAGAAGTTGAAGGACAAGCTGATTAGTGCCCCCATTGTGCAACCACCATATTGTGATCTTCCCTTTGAGATCATGTGTGATGCTAGTGACTATGCTGTGGGAGCTGTTCTTGGCCAAAAGAAAGACAAGAAGACTCATTGTTGCGGTCAAAATCGGTTAAGACGGAATCAATGTCTGAAAGTACGTAAAAATCGTCATGAACGTTTTTACGAAAAATAAATCTTCGAAAAAGATTTATTTTTACGAAGACTCGAACAAGGTGTTGGGGTCCAAAACGGTTACGACGAAGTTAAGATCCAAATCTCCGCAAAATACAAGTATGAGTGTCTTTCCGCGACAAATTGTGCTTGGTCAAAAGAATGTCGTGACATATGTTCTCGAGATAAAACCTTGTTCAAATCCCGTTTGGATCAAACACAAGCTGTCCCAAGGTAACAGAAACATATCTAAGCCAGCCACGAATAGGTTCAAATGTGACGATCGGAACACGGACAAACCAAGCTCAGTCAGTATGCAACTACCGCACATGCACACTGCCCGGTCAATGCGTAGCGACCAAGCTCGAGCCAAGCTCGGTCGCTACATAGCGCCCGAGCGTCCGTCCCACTAGCGACCGAGCTCGAGCCAAGCTTGGTCGCTACGTAGCAACCGAGCGTCCGTCCCGCTCGGTCGCTACGTAGCGACCGAGCATCCGTTCCACTCGGTCGCTACGTAGAGACCGAGCTCGAGCCAAGCCCGGTCGCTACGTAGCGACCGAGCGTACGTTCCGTTCGGTCGCTACGTAGCGACCGAGCTCTTCCAAAACGTCGATACGACACGAATCCAGCATTCTCGTCTCCCCTTCGATGTTGTCTCCCGAAGACCGTAGCGAACCCATTTCATGTTTTCCGCTATTCAAAGTAATCAATCAAACTTTACGATAAAAACCGCAGAAAGTTCGTTTTTATCGAAATAAGTCGTAATAAACGCTTCAAGTCGAAAGACGGCCCAAAGGGACCTAAGGCATGACTCGAAGCCCACCTTACGATTTCTTAACTAGCACCCCGTAAACCGTGCGACGGTTTACGCTTGGTTCACAAGGAAATGTAAATGTCAAATTTCCGCGGATAAATACGAAATTTTGAAGATAATTACGAAGATCGGGAAAAATAGAATATCTCCATTTTTAGGCTATGACGGCTTAAGGGCAGAAGGGGAAAAGCGTAAACCGACCTAGGAGCGAGTATATAAGGAGTTCTAGGCGAGAGGCATGGAGAGGGACAACTTTTTAGACTCAGAATTCTCTGCACTTAGAAACATGAGGCTTTATTCTCGACAAGTTCGGTTTCTATGACTGGCACTCAATTACTAGACGAACTCGCCAAGGCAGTTCGATCTCTTGTCCAGCTCTATCAATTGAACTACGTTCGGGTTGATCCTCGAAAGGGGTACGTAGGCAGCCTTTAACAAGGTTCAGTCCGAAATCAATCAAAAACCTTTCATGTATCTTTTTCGTCTTTTGTTATCGAGATGCGACTCAACTAGGTTTAAGATTTTAGGCCGCTAGAACTAGGTTAATCGCTAACAGCTTTGCGGCCAAAGCTTTTATGATCTTTTGTAATGATCGCAACGCTCTTATCTCGATGCATAAGGGTTTTATCAAAACATGTTTTCCGAAAACATTTCGGAAGGGTAAAACTTGTTCTCCCAAAAACCGCAGAAAACCCCTAGGTTAATCGCGGAAAAAGGAAGCGCAACAAATCGATTACACAGCTTGGTCGCTACGTAGCGACCGAGAACGTACACGGCTCGGTCGCGACATAGCGACCGAGCTCAAGCCAACTCTCTATTCGCTACTTAGTGACCTGTCAGGCCTAAAAAGGGTCCTCCTCTGCGTTCTCTTTTGAATCCTCATCGAAACGCTTTTCGTTTCGTCTCAATCGGAGTTTCCGTTGAGATTTTACGACGAAAACAAGTAGGACTCTTCTTGGCTTACTTCTACTCGCTACATAGCGACCTGTCAGACCACCAGCTCGCTACATAGCGACCTGTCAGGCCTCAAAAAGCTTCTCTTCTCTTTTAAGTCCCGATTGAAACGCTTTTCGTTTCGTCTCAATCGGAGTTTCCGTTGAGATTTTACGGCAAAAACAAGTAAGACTCGTCTAAACTCCTTCTCTTGATCCTACTCACCCTTACCTCCATCTTGGTGTTCTCCTTCAAATCTCGATCGAAACGTCTCTTGTTTCGTCTCGATTGGAGTTACCATTGAAACTTTACGATAAAAGAAAAAAAACAGCAAAGACTTGTTTTCTCGCGTGGATTCAGATTAATCGTATAAAACGGCAACGGTTAACTTAACACCTTAGCCGCCTCAACTATACGATTACGTTGAACCTTTTTATTGCGTCGTATCAGTCAAGTTCAGAAGATAAATGTCAAGTTTTAAAAGATAAACACCAATATCGAAAAAGGCGAACATACACGAGAAGAGGAAGGGGAAATGAGCAAGCAAAACTGAGAAGAGACAAAACTGCATCTTCGAGAGAACTAAGGTATTTGCGACTTGAAATTTTTGAAATCAGACTTGGAATTTTCGTAGGAAATTACTAAGAAATAAAAACGCCTTTGAGACTACCATAGAACTTTGGGGAACGTAAAACCTAGGTGGATAGTCTAGCGAACTAAGTTTTAGGCGATTTTTCCTATCTCGATATATTGTCCCATAACTGTTCATCCAGATCTTGTAAACCGATCTAAACTCTCCGAAAATCGAGAAACGATCGCCACGCATATCAAGCTCGCTTCCTAAGGAGAGAAAAAACTAGAGACATGAACGTCGTCTTAAAACCGATTCGTTTCTGGCAATTCTCTCGAAACCGACATATTCCAAGTCTTCAACGTGGAAACAACCAAATCACAGTCCAAACGTCGTCTTCAAACGGACTCAGACTGTCGATCATTCTATTCCTCGAGAAAAAAGGGACGGAGNNNNNNNNNNNNNNNNNNNNNNNNNNNNNNNNNNNNNNNNNNNNNNNNNNNNNNNNNNNNNAGATCGTCCTAAAAGCAAACGACAATCTGAGATTCGTCTAAACGCTAGGAACTGATCTAAACCATGTTGGAAAAATTCTCAAAAGACTATAAAGCATATTTCATCGCAATCATTCGTTTAGAAAACCTCTGCCAAACTTCAGAATGAAAGTCGATGATTTGCTGATGTCATAAAGATCCTTTCCGATTTGATAAAACGAGTTTTGTACAAGAGTCATTATACGAGAAATCTTCAGGCATCAAAGCATCGCTCTCATTTTCCGTTGAACCAACCGACTCACGGAAAAACATCAAAAACATTTGCGACAAAGCAAAATCAAGAACAAAAGTAACAGAAAATACGACAAAGAGAACACGTCCTCCCCGCTCGTCGACTAAGTCTATCGCTGTTTAACTGATTCATTCAAGAAACCTGCAAAAACGTTTCGCGACTAGATCTCGGTGAAATAACCTTTGGTAAAACTCCATGAGTGACTCAAAGAAATTTTCACCGAAGAATAAAAACAAAAGCAGAACGTTTCTCAAAAATCTGCGGAAACATCGTTATTTTGACATCTCCATTGTAATCTGG
Proteins encoded in this window:
- the LOC106338563 gene encoding uncharacterized protein LOC106338563; translated protein: MERLMDKEVPTLGHNTHNAKLELLAPMMSPISMGTELNIGVSEDAFKLRLFSFSLGDKAHTLEKSLSPDSITTWDECKKAFLTKFFSTSRTTKLKNEISGFHQRNLEGFREAWERFNSYISQCPHQLSTFYRGALPKFRSQLDTASNGFFLGRIEADALDLVENMDKSDSVYSDEHARSIRGSRGDDTNTKRELKALQDKMDMLLLDRVKQEKVNFVGFPSQGNQSTQGQAGSSTSATQESSTDAMLKQILESQTRNEKHIGYELKNLHTKVDGSYNDLNNKFSNLASNFKALENQFASMSSNSKRPMGSLPGTSEQNPMETMKSITFRSSKQLPPRVLIRDNEKQDGGGDHQCG